The following are encoded together in the Penicillium digitatum chromosome 3, complete sequence genome:
- a CDS encoding Transcription factor TFIIH subunit Tfb4, putative: MNSVDASEHYELGATDLSPSLLTIVIDTNPHAWAILEHSLPLSKAIANILVFINAHLACNYANEVAVVASHCQKAAWLYPSHNAPRNRTADHDSDVAMNGASDTQPPETNKYRPFRIVEEQVTRNLKELMDSTTGDDLRGNMSTMLAGALTLALSHTNRRALAWAEEHGGTNNEDAAADGNGNGNGNGNGNGHGGGTSASVNRYSASNEDERLQSRILVISVSGSTDAAHQYIPIMNSIFACQRLNIPIDVCKLSGDAVFLQQASDATKGVYMALAEPRGLLQYLMMAFLPDQRSRRHLVLPTRVDVDFRAACFCHRRVVDVGFVCSICLSIFCGPPPGSDCMTCGTHLDIGDNAKPALLPRKKKKKKRVNGTSTTGTPISTPTPARVGITPGTQIGLMLRDEQHYMQPVYKEIIWDGSHFNSVKRVEKQTVQRQQERAMKTVARLVILSPCKRIIGVAMPRTTTGNWVS, from the exons ATGAATTCCGTGGATGCCTCGGAGCATTATGAGTTAGGAGCTACGG ACCTCTCCCCGTCCCTGCTCACAATAGTCATCGACACAAACCCACACGCCTGGGCTATCCTCGAACACTCTCTCCCACTCTCCAAAGCAATCGCCAATATCCTAGTCTTCATCAACGCCCACCTAGCCTGCAACTATGCCAACGAAGTCGCCGTAGTCGCATCGCACTGCCAAAAAGCAGCATGGCTCTACCCATCCCACAATGCACCCCGGAACCGTACCGCCGACCATGACAGCGACGTCGCAATGAATGGCGCAAGCGACACCCAACCCCCCGAAACGAACAAATACCGTCCCTTCCGTATTGTCGAAGAACAAGTCACCCGCAACCTCAAAGAGCTAATGGACTCAACAACTGGCGACGATCTACGTGGCAACATGTCCACGATGCTAGCAGGCGCGCTAACACTCGCCCTGAGCCACACGAACCGACGCGCGCTCGCCTGGGCGGAGGAGCATGGCGGCACCAACAACGAAGACGCAGCAGCCGatggcaatggcaatggcaaCGGCAACGGCAATGGAAACGGACACGGCGGTGGCACGAGCGCATCTGTGAATCGGTACTCCGCCTCGAACGAGGATGAGCGGCTGCAGAGTCGCATCTTGGTCATTTCTGTGAGCGGGTCTACCGACGCCGCACACCAGTATATCCCTATCATGAACAGCATCTTCGCCTGCCAGCGCTTGAACATCCCCATCGATGTGTGCAAGCTTAGTGGCGATGCGGTCTTCCTGCAGCAGGCGTCTGATGCTACCAAGGGTGTTTATATGGCGCTTGCCGAGCCACGAGGCCTGCTGCAGTATCTGATGATGGCGTTCTTACCGGATCAGCGCTCGCGTCGCCATCTGGTTCTTCCCACGCGGGTGGATGTTGATTTCCGGGCTGCTTGCTTTTGTCATCGCCGGGTGGTTGATGTTGGCTTTGTGTGCTCCATTTGTCTCAGTATTTTCTGCGGACCGCCCCCTGGTAGTGATTGCATGACTTGTGGCACGCATCTAGACATCGGAGATAATGCCAAGCCAGCTCTATTGccaaggaaaaagaagaagaagaagcgtgtTAATGGGACATCCACGACGGGGACGCCCATATCAACACCTACGCCGG CGCGTGTTGGCATTACTCCTGGAACACAAATTGGCTTGATGCTACGAGATGAGCAACACTACATGCAGCCGGTTTACAAGGAAATCATTTGGGACGGCTCTCATTTTAATAGCGTGAAACGAGTAG AGAAGCAGACCGTCCAGAGACAGCAAGAAAGAGCCATGAAAACAGTCGCTCGTCTTGTGATCTTGTCACCATGCAAGCGGATCATTGGTGTGGCAATGCCAAGAACCACAACAGGGAATTGGGTATCGTAA
- a CDS encoding Peptidase T2, asparaginase 2: MSQMSRNEGVCAIFIHAGAGFHSHENEHKHLRACEIAALKAMAFLKSGGTAVDAVEAALMVLEDNPITNAGFGSNLNAKGVVEGDASIVDHNGLSGAVGAVPNIKNPIMLARKIYDKSNVQMGMSRVPPNFLVGEGAKDFAWEHGMVIIPEEALVSPVALERYEVWAAEVNNYENETRGEVIDPWIRRPMTPLDTRLERLERASQSGAHTAIHAVEEEIRTLPDPSLFADVKGRPRASLERQTQKKAKLSISHLPVQPVSACSPSRDGSPDAAESEQDAEDAITDTVGAIAIDKYGNIAAGSSSGGIGMKHRGRIGPAALIGIGTHVIPRDPTDPDGTTCAVVTSGTGELIASTLAASTCAQRMYYSQKMGDNGIFTQVMEEDALKAWMKREFNEHSAVSNSILFGALGVVVVKKNNSGIELYFAHNTDSFAIASMEVAESGFQNTNCNAPWMRTTTML; the protein is encoded by the exons ATGTCTCAAATGTCCAGGAATGAGGGCGTTTGTGCCATATTCATTCACGCCGGGGCGGGCTTCCACAGCCATGAGAATGAGCATAAGCATTTGAGGGCCTGTGAAAT AGCAGCGCTCAAGGCCATGGCATTCCTAAAGAGTGGTGGCACCGCCGTTGACGCCGTCGAAGCTGCCCTGATGGTGCTTGAAGATAACCCGATCACAAATGCAGGATTTGGAAGCAACTTGAACGCAAAGGGGGTAGTTGAAGGCGATGCATCAATTGTCGACCACAATGGGCTAAGTGGAGCGGTTGGGGCTGTGCCCA ACATCAAGAACCCTATCATGCTTGCTCGGAAGATTTATGACAAGTCCAATGTGCAGATGGGTATGTCAAGGGTACCCCCAAACTTCTTGGTCGGAGAAGGTGCCAAGGACTTTGCATGGGAGCATGGTATGGTGATCATTCCTGAAGAAGCCTTGGTCTCGCCCGTCGCTCTAGAGCGATACGAAGTATGGGCCGCAGAGGTAAATAATTATGAGAATGAAACCCGTGGCGAAGTGATTGACCCCTGGATTCGCCGGCCCATGACTCCCCTTGACACTCGTCTTGAACGTCTCGAGCGTGCTTCTCAATCAGGAGCTCACACTGCCATTCATGCAGTGGAGGAGGAAATTCGAACCCTGCCTGATCCAAGCCTTTTTGCAGATGTGAAGGGGCGCCCGCGAGCATCGCTGGAGCGTCAAACTCAGAAAAAGGCCAAGCTCTCAATTTCGCACCTACCTGTGCAGCCTGTCTCAGCTTGTTCACCATCTCGCGATGGCAGCCCCGATGCCGCAGAAAGTGAACAAGATGCGGAAGATGCGATCACGGACACTGTGGGCGCGATTGCCATCGACAAATATGGAAATATTGCAGCAGGATCTTCTTCTGGTGGCATTGGCATGAAGCACCGAGGTCGAATCGGACCTGCAGCCCTCATTGGCATTGGCACCCATGTTATTCCGCGAGACCCGACTGATCCGGATGGAACAACATGTGCAGTCGTTACATCTGGGACCGGAGAACTCATCGCTTCAACACTGGCAGCAAGCACCTGCGCGCAAAGGATGTACTACAGTCAGAAGATGGGCGACAATGGTATATTTACCCAGGTGATGGAGGAAGATGCCCTCAAAGCATGGATGAAAAGGGAGTTTAACG AACACAGCGCCGTGAGTAACAGCATACTGTTTGGGGCCCTGGGGGTGGTCGTTGTGAAGAAAAACAATTCCGGCATCGAACTCTACTTTGCTCACAATACTGACTCCTTC GCCATTGCCTCTAT GGAGGTTGCCGAATCAGGTTTCCAGAACACT AATTGCAATGCACCCTGGATGAGGACTACAACTATGTTGTAG
- a CDS encoding Arp2/3 complex subunit (Arp3), putative encodes MASQTPAVVMDNGTGYSKLGFAGNDSPSFVFPTAIATKAGAGSTGSSGGRPPVANKPSFLGAGSGSSNLSAKRGTEDLDFFIGDEALAAGSGPGYGVNYPIRHGQVENWDHMERFWSNSIFKYLRVEPEDHYFLLTEPPLNPPENRENTAEIMFESFNCAGLYIAVQAVLALAASWTSSKVTDRSLTGTVIDSGDGVTHVIPVAEGYVIGSSIKSIPIAGRDITYFVQSLLRDRGEPDSSLKTAEKVKEEYCYVSPDIVKEFARYDREPDRFLKHTVTAPNGRSINIDIGYERFLAPEIFFNPEIYSSDFLTPLPNVVDGVIQSSPIDVRRGLYKNIVLSGGSTLYKDFGRRLQRDIRHLVDARIRASEARSGGARSGGLDVAVVTHKRQRHGPWFGGSLLGQTPEFRSYCHTKAEYDEIGPSIVRRFALLGGPGSS; translated from the exons ATGGCGTCCCAAACACCAGCCGTTGTCATGGACAA tgGAACTGGTTATTCTAAGCTTG GTTTCGCTGGCAACGACTCCCCCTCATTTGTATTTCCGACCGCAATTGCAACCAAGGCTGGTGCTGGAAGTACTGGAAGCTCCGGGGGCCGGCCCCCGGTCGCAAACAAGCCCTCCTTCCTAGGCGCTGGCAGCGGTAGCTCCAACCTGTCCGCGAAGCGTGGCACGGAGGATCTGGATTTCTTTATCGGCGACGAAGCTCTGGCCGCGGGCAGTGGACCAGGATATGGAGTTAATTACCCGATCCGGCATGGACAAGTCGAGAACTGGGACCACATGGAACGATTCTGGTCGAACTCGATCTTCAAATATCTGCGCGTGGAGCCTGAGGACCACTACTTCCTACTCACTGAACCT CCTCTCAACCCTCCCGAGAACCGCGAGAACACCGCCGAAATCATGTTCGAGTCGTTCAACTGCGCCGGTCTTTACATTGCTGTGCAAGCAGTGCTCGCCCTTGCTGCCTCGTGGACATCCTCGAAGGTGACGGACCGGTCCCTGACTGGAACAGTCATTGACTCGGGTGATGGTGTTACCCACGTTATCCCCGTTGCTGAGGGCTACGTCATCGGCTCTTCCATCAAGAGCATCCCCATTGCCGGACGAGATATCACATATTTCGTGCAGAGCTTGCTACGTGACCGTGGAGAGCCCGACAGCAGCTTAAAGACAGCAGAGAAAGTGAAGGAAGAGTACTGTTACGTCAGCCCCGACATTGTCAAGGAGTTCGCACGTTACGACCGCGAACCGGATCGCTTCCTGAAGCACACCGTCACTGCTCCGAACGGGCGGAGTATCAACATCGACATTGGATACGAACGTTTCCTCGCCCCGGAAATCTTCTTCAATCCTGAAATTTACTCGTCCGACTTCCTCACCCCGCTTCCCAATGTTGTTGACGGCGTCATCCAGTCCTCCCCCATTGATGTCCGGAGAGGTCTCTATAAGAACATTGTGCTCTCTGGTGGTTCTACTTTGTACAAGGACTTTGGCCGTCGTCTACAGCGAGACATTCGTCACTTGGTGGATGCACGAATCCGTGCCTCCGAGGCTCGTAGCGGTGGTGCACGGAGTGGTGGTCTTGATGTCGCTGTTGTCACCCACAAGCGCCAGCGTCACGGTCCCTGGTTCGGAGGTAGTCTGCTGGGACAGACGCCTGAGTTCCGAAGCTACTGCCACACCAAGGCGGAGTATGACGAGATAGGTCCCAGCATTGTGCGGCGGTTCGCGCTGCTCGGTGGCCCGGGGAGCTCGTAA